DNA sequence from the Kiloniellales bacterium genome:
ACGGTCTGCAGCGCCGCCTTGATCCGTGGCACCTCGTTGGCCAGGATGCCGATGGCCCCGCCCATGATCAGGGCCAGCGGGACCGAGACGGCGACCAGTGCCAGGGTGTTCATGCCCTCGGACCAGTAGCCCGAGGCCAGCACGAAGAAGAGGCCGAGGAAGCCCAGCGCCGCCATGGGCAGGCCGCCCAGGTACCAGCCCAGCGCGGTGACCAGCCCGATGACGATCGGCCAGGGCGTGCCGTTGAGGGCGAAGTTGGCCCCCTCCATGGGATAACGCATCACCTCGGAGAAGAGGCGGGCGACCGGCTTGACGCCTTCGAGGCCCCAGGTGAGCGCCGCGCCGACCCAGTCGGTCGCGGGCAGGACCAAGGCGACCGGCCATTCGACCAGCCAGGGCGCGACCGGTTCCAGCGCCAGGCAGACGGCCCCGACCGCCAGCGCGATCACGGCGGCCTGGGCGCCCGCGGTCAGGCGGGCGAGGCGCGGCGGCGCGATGTCGGCGACCGCGCTCACTCCTCGTCGACCTGCAGGGCGGCGGCCAGCGCGGAGGGATGCACGGTGCCCACGATGGCGCCCTTGTCGTCGCGCACCGGCACCGGCTGGTAGAGGTTCATGCAGTGGGCGAGCGCCGCATCCAGCGTCATCGAGGTGGTAAGGCCGGGGTCGTCGGGCCCGCTCTCGCCATGGCCGGGCTGCATGACCGAGGCGACCTTGGCGTGCTGGCCCTTGGCCACGTCCTTGGAGAACTCGCGGACGTAGTCGTCGACCGGATTCAGCACGATGGCGGTCGGCGTGCCGATCTGCACGATCTTGCCGTCGCGCATGATCGCGATGCGGTCCGCCAGCTTGAGCGCCTCGGCGATGTCGTGGGTGATGAAGACGATGGACTTCTTCAGGGTCGCCTGGATCTTGAGGAACTCGTCCTGCAGCTGCCGCCGGATCAGCGGGTCGAGCGCCGAGAAGGGCTCGTCCAGGAACCAGATGTCGGGATTCACCGCCAGCGAGCGGGCGATGCCGACACGCTGCCGCTGACCGCCCGAGAGCTGGCGCGGGAAGCTGTCCTCGCGCCCCTCGAGTCCGACCAGCGAGATCACCTCCTGGGCGCGCGCCCGGCGTTCCGCGCGGCCGACCCCCTGCACCTTGAGCGGATAAGCCACGTTCTCGGCCACGGTCATGTGCGGGAAGAGGCCGAAATGCTGGAACACCATGCCAAGAGTCTTGCGGCGCAGCTCCGTCAGGCGCTTCTTCGACGCGCCCATGACGTTCTCGCCCTCGATGCGGATTTCACCGCCGGTGCCGGGCAGGAGCTGCGAGATGCAGCGGACCAGGGTCGATTTGCCCGACCCCGAAAGGCCCATGATGACGAAGAGCTCGCCCTCCTTGACCTCGAAGCAGGCGTCCTGGACCGCGAGGATGAAGCCCGCCTCGCCCAGGTCCTTCGCCGCCGCGTCCGCGTCTCCCCCCGACCGGGCCAGCGCGTCCGCCAGAGCCTGTTCCGCGCCCGGGCCAAAGACCTGCCAGAGGTTCTGGCAGGCTATGGCCGGCGTGTCGTTGTTAGACACGGGGGTGAGGCTCACTTCATCGCGGCGTCCACGACAGGTTTCCAGCTTCCTTCGTTCGCCGCCATCCAGGCCGCCACGACATCCTCGACCGAGCCGCCGTCGACGTCGACCGCGCCCATCATCGGCTGCTGGTCTTCGACGCTCAGCTGGTA
Encoded proteins:
- a CDS encoding betaine/proline/choline family ABC transporter ATP-binding protein (Members of the family are the ATP-binding subunit of ABC transporters for substrates such as betaine, L-proline or other amino acids, choline, carnitine, etc. The substrate specificity is best determined from the substrate-binding subunit, rather than this subunit, as it interacts with the permease subunit and not with substrate directly.), which encodes MSNNDTPAIACQNLWQVFGPGAEQALADALARSGGDADAAAKDLGEAGFILAVQDACFEVKEGELFVIMGLSGSGKSTLVRCISQLLPGTGGEIRIEGENVMGASKKRLTELRRKTLGMVFQHFGLFPHMTVAENVAYPLKVQGVGRAERRARAQEVISLVGLEGREDSFPRQLSGGQRQRVGIARSLAVNPDIWFLDEPFSALDPLIRRQLQDEFLKIQATLKKSIVFITHDIAEALKLADRIAIMRDGKIVQIGTPTAIVLNPVDDYVREFSKDVAKGQHAKVASVMQPGHGESGPDDPGLTTSMTLDAALAHCMNLYQPVPVRDDKGAIVGTVHPSALAAALQVDEE